One Carassius gibelio isolate Cgi1373 ecotype wild population from Czech Republic chromosome B18, carGib1.2-hapl.c, whole genome shotgun sequence DNA segment encodes these proteins:
- the LOC127977829 gene encoding UPF0606 protein KIAA1549 isoform X2 — MEGLMMEGRSRVTACVLLMFVSMVTADSPAAVWPLEAPNLPNESSVEILHNEFSSSSGLYLSPSSDSSKATENYNHNVNTGSVLAYSLNSATSPEPLATPPLLSLKSVKEVGYTPRGFSRQPRQLNSPVPTSHNVSLSWSAISPAPQISQTTGSSVSSSLPSVGEDSPDEPPVPSPQIQYGTVVVSDSAVPFRDRLEPSSRIQDLQLQTTHYPNTHLGYQQLESSHVFFVHHQMTSVSVEPTMEPTMGPPEDLFPTNTMDVEYGSGDYLETMSFMGSEGNDYSLVSNLVTDVNDFEDSNSETYDTMFPTRMVMSFSSKHLYPSSTSVTNYFSSKPVESSSFNINSTLNGATTDLTKQVTTFQSFTTVVPFTMSRPPVFTSISTSDYGHTISTIQPTRVHSLPVLSTTSDVLNQNQSVNETSEFASDWPGTVTVQPTDVLLPDMNSLEYYTIQLTKENGSSPEPTANQSTSSVFSFIPIGTTHIVSTRTYTIDPSYMLTALFDEDLQPTGNSSWTEESSTDISGFEPFNTTILDPSEVGPSLTDTTLPYLEPSFTPTIDPSTSLGDINSTTDWATTPFIPYNTSLLVTTPPPVTKEPDGVSSVNNSQWIITSLPTETLYPSSVLPTVLVTSFINISESTTDSSINITSTPSVTVMADEGFVSGTTPDTMVTDSDSLSTTTSPELYNDTTAAPFTISSSNNTTVTTVKDTSVTTQSTTLPTTTARKYLCNISKSDTYLIRVGFPPGSTAGYAKAKVREILKAEYNRSVELQVVKAPPDFVFRAVSGAVVYTAISVINALTISARTTSSFISVSPISPIPGLQYHVHTVLQFVPSHVDVRMCTFSEQTEKGLITALSEVRRRSQESTNFTVNILNITASSVEVAAQQQKVPVEITFAVRDVRGYVAGTEVSAQLRQLSVVEYSYYLGYPVRQIAEPFHYSELNTTQLLRSSWVRTVLLGVLDQRVSDKIFKATIERRLAQLLGDALGMGRRFRRATSVGNNSVQIVQTTPLVGPDNPVEIIYFVEGANGQRLPAATTASMFNSLDVQHAAIIMGYRVQGILAQPVEKQASPPSDTEKTNTWIIVGVVVPVVVVVIIITILYWKLCRTDKLEFQPDTMSTVQQRQKLQTPSVKGFDFAKLHMGQHSKDDLMVIQEPLPLPVAAKDQSPAENAEVPTPKSKASRNGQRRRGQISPSEGDSIGSDPPSDRGSPEEGMRTSGLPTDPKQPRKIAANGLNGPPPMNGMDEPLSSASIFEHVDRMSRPTDGPKRPPNKIQLIAMQPMPALPLPSPTANDRAAENAKLNKEIQVALRHKSEIEHHRNKIRLRAKRKGHYDFPAMDDLIDGIGDPKEQDQIYQKAQMQIDKILDPDIHMPSLYTEPKKRGKRSPKQRRKQQLNGDLTDRLITTDSDGTYRKYPGVNNIAYVSDPDQGAEHHSLSQTDDVFHGAISPPPPPPYLPPQPSIEEARQQMHSLLDDAFALVSPSSQGSTAGITLPGVGLNPGPPPASSPPSRGPRPWGPGYLPLNPYTGRYAELGLPPSSAQGLLHRQGLGSSYIPSGEALPVEQLQPESLYAGRGGHTDELPSSARPRPVGGTTGAQLHHLNHVGLTGRVGDSRQPGGLNWSPYHEDDNKLANNREPVLGSLDYTSISVFQTSRNGLKEPSAAPAHLDTLGLGYAPSAPLEEPSPPNHSSASLIKAIREELMRLSQKQAAVPSYHS, encoded by the exons ATGGAGGGTCTAATGATGGAGGGACGGAGTCGGGTCACCGCGTGCGTGCTGCTGATGTTCGTCTCCATGGTGACCGCTGATTCACCTGCTGCAG TCTGGCCTTTGGAGGCTCCAAACCTGCCAAATGAGTCTTCAGTGGAAATCCTACATAATGAATTCTCCTCCTCATCTGGATTATATCTTTCACCTAGTTCGGATTCATCGAAAGCCACAGAGAACTACAATCACAATGTTAACACTGGATCAGTACTCGCTTACTCCCTGAACTCTGCCACAAGCCCAGAGCCTCTTGCCACACCTCCATTACTTTCCTTAAAGTCTGTAAAGGAAGTTGGATATACCCCCAGAGGTTTCTCCAGACAGCCTCGACAACTCAATTCTCCAGTGCCTACCTCCCATAATGTGTCCTTATCTTGGTCTGCTATCAGCCCAGCTCCTCAAATATCACAGACTACAGGTTCATCTGTGTCATCTAGCTTGCCTTCAGTTGGAGAAGATTCTCCAGATGAGCCTCCTGTTCCATCCCCTCAGATTCAGTATGGGACTGTGGTAGTCAGTGACTCTGCGGTTCCTTTTAGAGACAGATTGGAACCATCTAGCAGAATTCAAGACCTCCAGTTACAAACCACCCATTACCCCAACACCCATCTAGGCTATCAGCAGTTGGAGTCAAGTCATGTGTTTTTTGTACACCATCAAATGACTTCAGTCTCTGTTGAGCCAACTATGGAACCAACTATGGGCCCTCCTGAAGACCTTTTCCCAACCAACACTATGGATGTGGAGTATGGCTCTGGAGATTACCTAGAAACAATGTCCTTCATGGGATCTGAAGGCAACGACTATTCACTAGTTAGCAATCTAGTCACTGATGTGAATGACTTTGAGGACTCGAATTCAGAGACCTATGACACCATGTTCCCCACAAGAATGGTGATGTCATTTTCCAGCAAACACTTGTATCCCTCCTCTACCAGTGTTACTAATTATTTCTCCAGCAAACCTGTTGAAAGTTCCAGTTTCAATATCAATTCAACCTTGAATGGAGCCACCACTGACTTAACCAAACAGGTAACAACTTTTCAGAGTTTTACAACCGTTGTGCCCTTTACCATGTCAAGACCTCCTGTTTTCACCAGTATTTCGACATCAGACTATGGACACACCATTTCAACCATCCAGCCAACCAGAGTTCATTCTTTACCCGTTCTCTCGACAACTTCAGATGTCTTAAACCAGAACCAGTCTGTCAATGAGACCTCAGAGTTTGCATCTGACTGGCCAGGCACTGTTACAGTCCAACCCACTGATGTTCTTTTACCAGACATGAACAGTTTAGAGTACTACACCATCCAATTGACCAAGGAGAATGGTAGCTCACCAGAGCCCACTGCCAATCAGTCGACCTCTAGTGTTTTCTCTTTCATTCCGATTGGCACCACTCATATTGTGAGCACTAGAACCTACACAATTGACCCAAGTTACATGCTGACAGCTTTGTTTGATGAAGATCTACAGCCTACAGGAAACAGTTCCTGGACTGAGGAATCCTCAACAGATATCTCTGGATTTGAACCTTTTAACACCACTATCTTGGATCCCTCTGAAGTTGGACCGAGTTTAACAGATACTACATTGCCATATTTGGAGCCGTCGTTCACACCAACAATAGACCCTTCAACTTCATTGGGAGATATAAACTCAACCACTGATTGGGCTACAACACCTTTTATACCGTACAACACTTCCTTACTGGTGACTACCCCACCTCCAGTGACCAAGGAACCAGATGGCGTGTCTTCTGTTAATAACAGCCAATGGATTATCACCTCACTTCCAACAGAGACCCTCTATCCTAGTAGTGTACTTCCCACTGTTTTAGTAACCAGCTTTATCAATATTTCTGAGAGCACAACTGACTCATCCATCAACATCACCTCCACCCCTTCTGTAACGGTAATGGCTGATGAAGGATTTGTGTCTGGAACAACACCTGACACCATGGTTACTGATAGCGATAGCCTTTCAACCACAACCTCCCCAGAATTATATAATGACACTACTGCAGCACCTTTCACTATCTCAAGCTCTAACAACACAACAGTGACTACCGTGAAGGACACATCAGTTACAACCCAATCCACAACCCTACCAACAACCACTGCCCGGAAATATCTCTGCAACATTTCTAAATCTGACACCTACTTGATTAGAGTTG GGTTTCCTCCAGGGTCGACTGCTGGATATGCCAAGGCCAAAGTCAGAGAGATTCTCAAAGCGGAATATAACCGCTCTGTGGAGCTACAG GTAGTGAAAGCTCCTCCAGACTTTGTGTTTCGTGCTGTGTCTGGTGCAGTGGTTTATACTGCCATATCAGTCATTAATGCCCTGACAATTTCTGCTCGGACCACCAGCTCCTTTATCAGCGTGTCACCCATCAGTCCTATACCAGGTCTGCAGTACCATGTTCATACAG TTCTTCAGTTTGTACCCAGCCATGTAGATGTGCGAATGTGTACATTCAGTGAGCAGACAGAGAAGGGTCTGATCACAGCTTTATCTGAAGTCCGCCGACGCTCACAAGAGTCCACAAACTTCACTGTGAAT ATTTTAAACATCACAGCGAGTTCTGTGGAAGTGGCGGCTCAACAGCAGAAGGTTCCAGTGGAGATCACGTTTGCTGTGCGTGATGTGCGCGGGTATGTGGCAGGGACAGAGGTGAGCGCCCAGCTTCGACAGCTCAGTGTGGTCGAGTACAGCTACTACCTGGGCTACCCTGTCCGGCAGATCGCAGAAC CTTTCCACTACTCAGAGCTGAACACAACCCAACTGCTTCGTTCCTCATGGGTTAGAACAG TGTTGTTGGGAGTGTTAGATCAGCGTGTGAGTGACAAGATCTTCAAGGCTACGATTGAGAGGAGACTGGCTCAGCTGCTGGGCGATGCATTGGGTATGGGCCGTCGTTTTAGAAGAGCAACCAGTGTTGGAAACAACAGCGTGCAG aTTGTACAGACCACTCCTCTTGTGGGCCCTGATAACCCTGTGGAGATTATCTACTTTGTGGAAGGAGCTAATGGACAGAGACTTCCCGCCGCTACCACAGCCAGCATGTTCAACAGTCTTGACGTGCAGCATGCAGCGATCATCATGGGATACCGCGTCCAGGGAATATTAGCACAGC CTGTGGAAAAGCAGGCCTCGCCTCCCTCAGACACAGAGAAGACCAACACGTGGATAATCGTAGGGGTGGTGGTCCCCGTGGTGGTGGTGGTCATTATAATAACTATCCTGTACTGGAAACTCTGCCGCACTGACAAACTGGAATTCCAGCCAGACACCATGAGCACCGTCCAACAAAGACAGAAG CTGCAGACGCCCAGCGTGAAGGGTTTCGACTTTGCCAAGCTGCACATGGGCCAGCACAGTAAGGATGATCTCATGGTCATCCAGGAGCCGTTGCCACTTCCTGTGGCCGCCAAGGACCAAAGCCCAGCTGAGAACGCAGAGGTGCCCACACCAAAGTCCAAAGCTTCCCGCAATGGCCAGCGACGCAGGGGCCA GATTTCTCCATCAGAGGGCGACTCCATTGGCAGTGACCCACCCAGTGACAGAGGATCACCCGAGGAGGGCATGAGAACCTCTGGTCTGCCTACCGATCCTAAACAACCACGTAAAATAGCTGCAAATGGACTAAACG GACCCCCCCCAATGAATGGCATGGATGAGCCTTTATCTTCAGCTTCCATTTTTGAGCACGTGGACCGAATGTCCCGCCCGACGGATGGCCCCAAACGCCCCCCTAATAAAATCCAGCTCATCGCCATGCAGCCGATGCCAGCCCTGCCCTTACCCAGCCCTACAGCCAATGACAGAGCAGCAGAGAACGCCAAGCTTAACAAAGAG ATCCAGGTGGCTTTAAGGCACAAGTCTGAAATCGAGCACCATCGCAATAAGATCCGCCTGAGGGCCAAAAGGAAAGGCCATTATGACTTTCCTGCTATGGATGATCTCATTGATGGTATTGGCGACCCCAAAGAACAGGATCAAATCTACCAGAAGGCCCAGATGCAGATTGACAAGATACTTGATCCAGATATCCACATGCCCTCACTGTACACCGAGCCTAAGAAAAG AGGGAAGCGTTCTCCTAAACAGAGAAGGAAACAGCAGCTGAACGGTGATCTGACAGATAGACTCATAACGACAGACAGCGATGGGACATACAGGAAATACCCAGGAGTCAATAACATTGCATATGTG tCGGACCCAGACCAGGGTGCCGAGCATCATAGTCTGTCCCAGACGGATGATGTGTTCCATGGGGCGATTTCTCCTCCTCCACCACCCCCATACCTGCCCCCTCAGCCGTCTATAGAGGAGGCCCGGCAGCAAATGCACTCTCTTCTGGACGATGCCTTTGCCCTGGTGTCTCCTTCATCTCAGGGAAGCACAGCTGGCATCACTCTGCCTGGTGTCGGGCTTAACCCTGGACCCCCACCtgcctccagcccaccatcccgtGGACCGCGGCCCTGGGGCCCAGGATACCTGCCCTTGAATCCTTACACAGGG AGATATGCTGAATTAGGTCTGCCACCTTCCAGTGCGCAAGGTTTATTGCATCG ACAGGGTTTAGGGTCCAGCTACATCCCGTCAGGAGAGGCCCTTCCTGTTGAACAGCTACAGCCGGAGTCACTTTACGCTGGTCGAGGGGGACACACAGATGAACTGCCCTCCTCTGCCAGGCCACGGCCTGTAGGTGGGACTACAG GTGCCCAGCTACATCATTTAAACCACGTTGGCCTGACAGGTCGTGTTGGTGACAGCCGGCAGCCCGGTGGGTTAAACTGGAGCCCGTATCATGAGGACGACAACAAGCTCGCTAACAACAGAGAGCCT GTTCTTGGCTCTCTTGACTACACCTCCATCTCTGTATTCCAGACCTCCAGGAATGGCCTGAAGGAGCCATCTGCTGCTCCTGCCCACCTGGACACTCTCGGCCTGGGCTACGCTCCCTCTGCTCCCCTGGAGGAGCCTTCCCCTCCCAACCACTCTTCCGCCTCGCTCATCAAAGCCATCCGAGAGGAACTGATGCGCCTCTCCCAGAAACAGGCTGCGGTACCCAGCTATCACAGCTGA
- the LOC127977829 gene encoding UPF0606 protein KIAA1549 isoform X4, with translation MEGLMMEGRSRVTACVLLMFVSMVTADSPAAVWPLEAPNLPNESSVEILHNEFSSSSGLYLSPSSDSSKATENYNHNVNTGSVLAYSLNSATSPEPLATPPLLSLKSVKEVGYTPRGFSRQPRQLNSPVPTSHNVSLSWSAISPAPQISQTTGSSVSSSLPSVGEDSPDEPPVPSPQIQYGTVVVSDSAVPFRDRLEPSSRIQDLQLQTTHYPNTHLGYQQLESSHVFFVHHQMTSVSVEPTMEPTMGPPEDLFPTNTMDVEYGSGDYLETMSFMGSEGNDYSLVSNLVTDVNDFEDSNSETYDTMFPTRMVMSFSSKHLYPSSTSVTNYFSSKPVESSSFNINSTLNGATTDLTKQVTTFQSFTTVVPFTMSRPPVFTSISTSDYGHTISTIQPTRVHSLPVLSTTSDVLNQNQSVNETSEFASDWPGTVTVQPTDVLLPDMNSLEYYTIQLTKENGSSPEPTANQSTSSVFSFIPIGTTHIVSTRTYTIDPSYMLTALFDEDLQPTGNSSWTEESSTDISGFEPFNTTILDPSEVGPSLTDTTLPYLEPSFTPTIDPSTSLGDINSTTDWATTPFIPYNTSLLVTTPPPVTKEPDGVSSVNNSQWIITSLPTETLYPSSVLPTVLVTSFINISESTTDSSINITSTPSVTVMADEGFVSGTTPDTMVTDSDSLSTTTSPELYNDTTAAPFTISSSNNTTVTTVKDTSVTTQSTTLPTTTARKYLCNISKSDTYLIRVGFPPGSTAGYAKAKVREILKAEYNRSVELQVVKAPPDFVFRAVSGAVVYTAISVINALTISARTTSSFISVSPISPIPGLQYHVHTVLQFVPSHVDVRMCTFSEQTEKGLITALSEVRRRSQESTNFTVNILNITASSVEVAAQQQKVPVEITFAVRDVRGYVAGTEVSAQLRQLSVVEYSYYLGYPVRQIAEPFHYSELNTTQLLRSSWVRTVLLGVLDQRVSDKIFKATIERRLAQLLGDALGMGRRFRRATSVGNNSVQIVQTTPLVGPDNPVEIIYFVEGANGQRLPAATTASMFNSLDVQHAAIIMGYRVQGILAQPVEKQASPPSDTEKTNTWIIVGVVVPVVVVVIIITILYWKLCRTDKLEFQPDTMSTVQQRQKLQTPSVKGFDFAKLHMGQHSKDDLMVIQEPLPLPVAAKDQSPAENAEVPTPKSKASRNGQRRRGQISPSEGDSIGSDPPSDRGSPEEGMRTSGLPTDPKQPRKIAANGLNGPPPMNGMDEPLSSASIFEHVDRMSRPTDGPKRPPNKIQLIAMQPMPALPLPSPTANDRAAENAKLNKEIQVALRHKSEIEHHRNKIRLRAKRKGHYDFPAMDDLIDGIGDPKEQDQIYQKAQMQIDKILDPDIHMPSLYTEPKKRGKRSPKQRRKQQLNGDLTDRLITTDSDGTYRKYPGVNNIAYVSDPDQGAEHHSLSQTDDVFHGAISPPPPPPYLPPQPSIEEARQQMHSLLDDAFALVSPSSQGSTAGITLPGVGLNPGPPPASSPPSRGPRPWGPGYLPLNPYTGRYAELGLPPSSAQGLLHRQGLGSSYIPSGEALPVEQLQPESLYAGRGGHTDELPSSARPRPVGGTTGAQLHHLNHVGLTGRVGDSRQPGGLNWSPYHEDDNKLANNREPTSRNGLKEPSAAPAHLDTLGLGYAPSAPLEEPSPPNHSSASLIKAIREELMRLSQKQAAVPSYHS, from the exons ATGGAGGGTCTAATGATGGAGGGACGGAGTCGGGTCACCGCGTGCGTGCTGCTGATGTTCGTCTCCATGGTGACCGCTGATTCACCTGCTGCAG TCTGGCCTTTGGAGGCTCCAAACCTGCCAAATGAGTCTTCAGTGGAAATCCTACATAATGAATTCTCCTCCTCATCTGGATTATATCTTTCACCTAGTTCGGATTCATCGAAAGCCACAGAGAACTACAATCACAATGTTAACACTGGATCAGTACTCGCTTACTCCCTGAACTCTGCCACAAGCCCAGAGCCTCTTGCCACACCTCCATTACTTTCCTTAAAGTCTGTAAAGGAAGTTGGATATACCCCCAGAGGTTTCTCCAGACAGCCTCGACAACTCAATTCTCCAGTGCCTACCTCCCATAATGTGTCCTTATCTTGGTCTGCTATCAGCCCAGCTCCTCAAATATCACAGACTACAGGTTCATCTGTGTCATCTAGCTTGCCTTCAGTTGGAGAAGATTCTCCAGATGAGCCTCCTGTTCCATCCCCTCAGATTCAGTATGGGACTGTGGTAGTCAGTGACTCTGCGGTTCCTTTTAGAGACAGATTGGAACCATCTAGCAGAATTCAAGACCTCCAGTTACAAACCACCCATTACCCCAACACCCATCTAGGCTATCAGCAGTTGGAGTCAAGTCATGTGTTTTTTGTACACCATCAAATGACTTCAGTCTCTGTTGAGCCAACTATGGAACCAACTATGGGCCCTCCTGAAGACCTTTTCCCAACCAACACTATGGATGTGGAGTATGGCTCTGGAGATTACCTAGAAACAATGTCCTTCATGGGATCTGAAGGCAACGACTATTCACTAGTTAGCAATCTAGTCACTGATGTGAATGACTTTGAGGACTCGAATTCAGAGACCTATGACACCATGTTCCCCACAAGAATGGTGATGTCATTTTCCAGCAAACACTTGTATCCCTCCTCTACCAGTGTTACTAATTATTTCTCCAGCAAACCTGTTGAAAGTTCCAGTTTCAATATCAATTCAACCTTGAATGGAGCCACCACTGACTTAACCAAACAGGTAACAACTTTTCAGAGTTTTACAACCGTTGTGCCCTTTACCATGTCAAGACCTCCTGTTTTCACCAGTATTTCGACATCAGACTATGGACACACCATTTCAACCATCCAGCCAACCAGAGTTCATTCTTTACCCGTTCTCTCGACAACTTCAGATGTCTTAAACCAGAACCAGTCTGTCAATGAGACCTCAGAGTTTGCATCTGACTGGCCAGGCACTGTTACAGTCCAACCCACTGATGTTCTTTTACCAGACATGAACAGTTTAGAGTACTACACCATCCAATTGACCAAGGAGAATGGTAGCTCACCAGAGCCCACTGCCAATCAGTCGACCTCTAGTGTTTTCTCTTTCATTCCGATTGGCACCACTCATATTGTGAGCACTAGAACCTACACAATTGACCCAAGTTACATGCTGACAGCTTTGTTTGATGAAGATCTACAGCCTACAGGAAACAGTTCCTGGACTGAGGAATCCTCAACAGATATCTCTGGATTTGAACCTTTTAACACCACTATCTTGGATCCCTCTGAAGTTGGACCGAGTTTAACAGATACTACATTGCCATATTTGGAGCCGTCGTTCACACCAACAATAGACCCTTCAACTTCATTGGGAGATATAAACTCAACCACTGATTGGGCTACAACACCTTTTATACCGTACAACACTTCCTTACTGGTGACTACCCCACCTCCAGTGACCAAGGAACCAGATGGCGTGTCTTCTGTTAATAACAGCCAATGGATTATCACCTCACTTCCAACAGAGACCCTCTATCCTAGTAGTGTACTTCCCACTGTTTTAGTAACCAGCTTTATCAATATTTCTGAGAGCACAACTGACTCATCCATCAACATCACCTCCACCCCTTCTGTAACGGTAATGGCTGATGAAGGATTTGTGTCTGGAACAACACCTGACACCATGGTTACTGATAGCGATAGCCTTTCAACCACAACCTCCCCAGAATTATATAATGACACTACTGCAGCACCTTTCACTATCTCAAGCTCTAACAACACAACAGTGACTACCGTGAAGGACACATCAGTTACAACCCAATCCACAACCCTACCAACAACCACTGCCCGGAAATATCTCTGCAACATTTCTAAATCTGACACCTACTTGATTAGAGTTG GGTTTCCTCCAGGGTCGACTGCTGGATATGCCAAGGCCAAAGTCAGAGAGATTCTCAAAGCGGAATATAACCGCTCTGTGGAGCTACAG GTAGTGAAAGCTCCTCCAGACTTTGTGTTTCGTGCTGTGTCTGGTGCAGTGGTTTATACTGCCATATCAGTCATTAATGCCCTGACAATTTCTGCTCGGACCACCAGCTCCTTTATCAGCGTGTCACCCATCAGTCCTATACCAGGTCTGCAGTACCATGTTCATACAG TTCTTCAGTTTGTACCCAGCCATGTAGATGTGCGAATGTGTACATTCAGTGAGCAGACAGAGAAGGGTCTGATCACAGCTTTATCTGAAGTCCGCCGACGCTCACAAGAGTCCACAAACTTCACTGTGAAT ATTTTAAACATCACAGCGAGTTCTGTGGAAGTGGCGGCTCAACAGCAGAAGGTTCCAGTGGAGATCACGTTTGCTGTGCGTGATGTGCGCGGGTATGTGGCAGGGACAGAGGTGAGCGCCCAGCTTCGACAGCTCAGTGTGGTCGAGTACAGCTACTACCTGGGCTACCCTGTCCGGCAGATCGCAGAAC CTTTCCACTACTCAGAGCTGAACACAACCCAACTGCTTCGTTCCTCATGGGTTAGAACAG TGTTGTTGGGAGTGTTAGATCAGCGTGTGAGTGACAAGATCTTCAAGGCTACGATTGAGAGGAGACTGGCTCAGCTGCTGGGCGATGCATTGGGTATGGGCCGTCGTTTTAGAAGAGCAACCAGTGTTGGAAACAACAGCGTGCAG aTTGTACAGACCACTCCTCTTGTGGGCCCTGATAACCCTGTGGAGATTATCTACTTTGTGGAAGGAGCTAATGGACAGAGACTTCCCGCCGCTACCACAGCCAGCATGTTCAACAGTCTTGACGTGCAGCATGCAGCGATCATCATGGGATACCGCGTCCAGGGAATATTAGCACAGC CTGTGGAAAAGCAGGCCTCGCCTCCCTCAGACACAGAGAAGACCAACACGTGGATAATCGTAGGGGTGGTGGTCCCCGTGGTGGTGGTGGTCATTATAATAACTATCCTGTACTGGAAACTCTGCCGCACTGACAAACTGGAATTCCAGCCAGACACCATGAGCACCGTCCAACAAAGACAGAAG CTGCAGACGCCCAGCGTGAAGGGTTTCGACTTTGCCAAGCTGCACATGGGCCAGCACAGTAAGGATGATCTCATGGTCATCCAGGAGCCGTTGCCACTTCCTGTGGCCGCCAAGGACCAAAGCCCAGCTGAGAACGCAGAGGTGCCCACACCAAAGTCCAAAGCTTCCCGCAATGGCCAGCGACGCAGGGGCCA GATTTCTCCATCAGAGGGCGACTCCATTGGCAGTGACCCACCCAGTGACAGAGGATCACCCGAGGAGGGCATGAGAACCTCTGGTCTGCCTACCGATCCTAAACAACCACGTAAAATAGCTGCAAATGGACTAAACG GACCCCCCCCAATGAATGGCATGGATGAGCCTTTATCTTCAGCTTCCATTTTTGAGCACGTGGACCGAATGTCCCGCCCGACGGATGGCCCCAAACGCCCCCCTAATAAAATCCAGCTCATCGCCATGCAGCCGATGCCAGCCCTGCCCTTACCCAGCCCTACAGCCAATGACAGAGCAGCAGAGAACGCCAAGCTTAACAAAGAG ATCCAGGTGGCTTTAAGGCACAAGTCTGAAATCGAGCACCATCGCAATAAGATCCGCCTGAGGGCCAAAAGGAAAGGCCATTATGACTTTCCTGCTATGGATGATCTCATTGATGGTATTGGCGACCCCAAAGAACAGGATCAAATCTACCAGAAGGCCCAGATGCAGATTGACAAGATACTTGATCCAGATATCCACATGCCCTCACTGTACACCGAGCCTAAGAAAAG AGGGAAGCGTTCTCCTAAACAGAGAAGGAAACAGCAGCTGAACGGTGATCTGACAGATAGACTCATAACGACAGACAGCGATGGGACATACAGGAAATACCCAGGAGTCAATAACATTGCATATGTG tCGGACCCAGACCAGGGTGCCGAGCATCATAGTCTGTCCCAGACGGATGATGTGTTCCATGGGGCGATTTCTCCTCCTCCACCACCCCCATACCTGCCCCCTCAGCCGTCTATAGAGGAGGCCCGGCAGCAAATGCACTCTCTTCTGGACGATGCCTTTGCCCTGGTGTCTCCTTCATCTCAGGGAAGCACAGCTGGCATCACTCTGCCTGGTGTCGGGCTTAACCCTGGACCCCCACCtgcctccagcccaccatcccgtGGACCGCGGCCCTGGGGCCCAGGATACCTGCCCTTGAATCCTTACACAGGG AGATATGCTGAATTAGGTCTGCCACCTTCCAGTGCGCAAGGTTTATTGCATCG ACAGGGTTTAGGGTCCAGCTACATCCCGTCAGGAGAGGCCCTTCCTGTTGAACAGCTACAGCCGGAGTCACTTTACGCTGGTCGAGGGGGACACACAGATGAACTGCCCTCCTCTGCCAGGCCACGGCCTGTAGGTGGGACTACAG GTGCCCAGCTACATCATTTAAACCACGTTGGCCTGACAGGTCGTGTTGGTGACAGCCGGCAGCCCGGTGGGTTAAACTGGAGCCCGTATCATGAGGACGACAACAAGCTCGCTAACAACAGAGAGCCT ACCTCCAGGAATGGCCTGAAGGAGCCATCTGCTGCTCCTGCCCACCTGGACACTCTCGGCCTGGGCTACGCTCCCTCTGCTCCCCTGGAGGAGCCTTCCCCTCCCAACCACTCTTCCGCCTCGCTCATCAAAGCCATCCGAGAGGAACTGATGCGCCTCTCCCAGAAACAGGCTGCGGTACCCAGCTATCACAGCTGA